The following coding sequences are from one Megamonas funiformis window:
- a CDS encoding branched-chain amino acid ABC transporter permease translates to MNSLRKKDIITLILAIVLFGVLQFLMAERIIGSFWELNIFLVCVNIIMAASLNLINGYTGQFSLGHAGFMAVGAYVGVILTVNFHSPFIVALLIGGFAAGILGFLIGLPTLRLKGDYLAIATLGLGEIIRIVIMNIEYVGGAAGFKGIPHNTTFPWVFFIMLFTLFFIKNFVNSKYGRSCIAVRENEIAAEAMGVNTTKYKVMAFTIGAIFAGIGGGLFAHCFYIINPSSFTFMASFNFLIMVVLGGLGSITGSIAGAFVVTFVSAALASWPEFRMIAYALVLILLMFYRPQGLFGYTEITSLKIFQRFKGGRG, encoded by the coding sequence GTGAATTCTCTTAGAAAAAAAGATATAATAACTTTAATACTTGCGATTGTTTTATTTGGCGTTTTGCAATTTTTGATGGCTGAAAGAATTATTGGCTCATTCTGGGAATTAAATATTTTCCTTGTATGTGTCAATATTATCATGGCAGCAAGTTTAAATTTGATAAATGGTTATACAGGTCAATTTTCTTTAGGTCATGCTGGCTTTATGGCAGTAGGCGCCTATGTTGGCGTAATTTTAACAGTTAATTTTCATTCTCCATTTATTGTGGCTTTATTAATTGGCGGTTTTGCAGCTGGTATTTTGGGATTTTTGATTGGTTTGCCAACATTGCGTCTAAAAGGTGATTATTTGGCTATCGCTACATTAGGCTTAGGGGAAATCATTCGTATTGTTATCATGAATATAGAGTATGTAGGTGGTGCAGCTGGTTTTAAAGGTATACCACATAATACGACTTTTCCATGGGTATTTTTTATAATGTTATTTACATTGTTCTTCATTAAGAACTTTGTTAATTCTAAATATGGTCGTTCTTGTATTGCTGTACGTGAAAATGAGATTGCAGCAGAAGCTATGGGTGTTAATACTACAAAATATAAAGTAATGGCATTTACTATTGGTGCTATTTTTGCTGGTATTGGCGGTGGATTATTCGCTCATTGTTTCTATATTATCAATCCATCTTCATTTACTTTTATGGCATCATTTAATTTCTTAATCATGGTAGTACTTGGCGGATTAGGTTCAATTACAGGTTCAATCGCTGGTGCATTTGTAGTAACTTTCGTATCAGCAGCACTTGCTAGCTGGCCTGAATTCCGTATGATTGCATATGCATTAGTATTGATTTTATTAA